The sequence CATGGGTAATGCCACTGCCATCTGCTCTGACAAAACTGGAACGCTGACTATGAATCGCATGACAGTGGTGCAGGCTTTCATAGGTGACACACACTATAAAAGCGTTCCTGAACCAGAGGCCATTAATCCACAGATTTTGGAGCTACTGGTGAACAGCATCTCCATAAACTCAGCGTACACTACCAAGATCCTGGTAAGAAATGTCCTTACATAAATGAGATACAGATAAATTAATAATCTGTTAATCTAATAATCTAAGTACACAGTTAGCCCCAGCCAAAACACACTTGTACACTTTCTTGCATTAAAAGACAGCTAGACGGAGCACAACAGAATGGAATTAAACACAgactgaatatttttttaaataaaatatcaatatcaatattaGATAAATAATCTGAAATCTGCAACTAACTTTATAGAAGCACTAAAAAAGCAAATAAATCTGAAATTAAACATAATtagtaatataaaaaaaaaaaaaaagggaaatgaAAAAGGAAAGTGAGAAAAGCACATGGCATTACTGAATTactaaaaactaaacaaaaatgtaaattttttatatatatatatatatgtcattttaattttttgtttagtttttttgtttagtttttagcTTTTAATGTCATGTGCTTTTCTCACTTTCCTGACAACATCAGTTGTGTAATGCATTGTTGCTGCTAGGTAGACGAAGTCTATTCATGTCTATTCAATGCTAGACTCGTCTGCCACAAAATGATTCAGTTGTCTTAATTTGGGGGTTTTTCTcagcaaatataaaaaaaatatgatttacatGGAATTAATTTGATAAAATAATTGTCATAtcatttaatgaaattaattcaTATTCATTGAATTTTTACATCGATTGATAAccctaattatttttttcttcttgaacGTTTCTTGTCTGCTATTCATAATATATCTTTCTTTACCGTAGCCCCCAGAGAAGGAGGGAGGTCTGCCTAGGCACGTGGGTAATAAGACAGAGTGTGCTCTTCTTGGTCTGGTGATGGACCTGAAGAGGGACTATCAGCCTATTAGAGATGAGGTTCCTGAGGAGAAGCTTTATAAGGTTTACACATTCAACTCCTCCCGGAAGAGCATGAGCACCGTACTAAAGAACACCAGTGGTCCTGGCTTCCGAATGTACAGCAAGGGTGCCTCTGAGATCGTCCTGCGCAAGTATGCTAAACGAGATAATCTTCAGACACTTAAAGGGGTCGTATCAAAGTTTACTTGGTATTTTTGGACTGAAAGTTTATCTCAAAagatcatttattaaaataaagcaGCAAAAATGACTTCTGAAGTCCTTGGGTCATAAACCCAAAACATTTAAGAGGCATTTCTTAAAGGAACAGCAGCAAAAGAAATCCACTAGTTTGTAGTGATTATTAAACCTTTCTCTTGTCTGTCAGGTGTTCCCATATCCTTGATGCTTCAGGCCAGCAACGTATCTTCAAGGCCAAAGATCGGGATGAGATGGTGCAGAAAGTGATTGAGCCAATGGCCTGTGATGGGTTAAGGACCATATGCGTAGCCATGAGGGACTTCACAACCGAGCCAGACTGGGAGAATGAGGCTGAAATTCTGAATGACCTGACCTGCATCTGTGTTGTGGGCATTGAAGACCCTGTCCGTCCTGAGGTGAGAAAAATGATACAGTTGGCTCGCTGCTGATAGCATTGTGCTTATCCATAGTGGAAGGCTGGACATTTGTATACTTCAGGCCTCCATTAATAATGAGACATGACAAGCATTAGGTGATGGCTTGTCGAGACTCGAGCAACCCGCCACATTTCatgtaatgaaaatgtattGACCGTGTTTAtcatgtgatgatgatgatggattATTTGCAGAGTGTCTAACACTATGTCAAAATGTGGACAGGAATAGCCTCATCGGTGGAGCGACAGACTGACCTAATTCGCGTAAAGGTGGTAAAATAAGTACATGACAGGCAACGTGACTGTGCTGTTTTTGATTATGGATATTTTATCAGTGCAGAATTAACATCAGCTTCCCTCAAATGAGGTGGCATATGTAATTCTATAATAGAATGCATGACTGATATTTAGGTTAAATTGATTCCTGCAGGCTTGTTTAAGTGGTACAATCTATTTTATTTCTGTTCCCATTTACAGTGTGAATAAAAATCATCCTTTCTAAATGTCCCCAGCTATATAGTTATTTTTACCTGTTAAGCATGACAGCTTAGGATGAGCAtttcaaggagaaaaaaaataatagccAGTGAATTTTATCCTGCAATTGTTAGGGAATGTCCATAGAAAAGTCATAgaaatcaaaaacatcttaagatGTCAAAGAAAAGTCATAGCAGTTAATAGAATTCTGCAGTGATATTTGGCCAGTATGTTTtttcaggcatttaaccaaaaacccattcaaaaaccTTTTGACTTTAGGACGATGAAActggaagtgctaaaatgctaacttgttcctgggttttggcctacaaaaaaacATCTATCTGTGTATATTTAGTATTTCATTGTGTAGAAACTGATTTTTGTGATTGCATTCTCTATAAAGTTAAACATtggaattgattttaaaatccTTCAGCAAACATAAACGACCAAAAGTTATGGAAATTTGAATTTCATTGAAATTCATTGGTGTACAGGAACCATTGCCACTTGTTGAATCAATTGTTGTCCTCTTTCCGTTCACCATAcattcagactttttttaagCCAGTCTTAAAACAGGAGTCTGTCTGACTGCAATACATTCACACAGGCCATTATTAGAGCTGATAAAAAAGCTTGTCTTATGATTTGAATTGATGCAGAGGGCAATATTATGTTAAGGCAGCAGTCTTGAGAGTGGTGATGGGCTTGAATGTTTTTGTCATAGTGAGAATCACTCTCTTGCAGTAATGATCAGAGCCATCTGTAgcttatttagtttatttttgcTGTCAGAGGCCAGGCAAGAGCCAATTTTAGAGTTTATTAATGCACATACTAGTTTCTTTGCATCATGCAACATGTTTTTCACATGCATCTCTGTCCTTGGAAACATTGGGAGGTTTTTAATTATCTATAAATAAATGAGCTTATTGGTTCTAATTACGGGTATGTGATTCATCGCAAGACTGTGTGGGGATAATTACATAGGACtccagcaaacacacacacagaacctCTAGATCCAGCCCCTTCATATGTTAAGTAGTCTCGGTGCCCTTACGGCTTAACACGCACCACAGACTCAGAATCAGAATGCCATATCAAGATTATCTCTCACTGATCTGAGGCCAGCAATGACACAGAGGAAGAAATTTGTCTTGCATAATGACACGcagattttatgaaatattgaaatgaaagatattatataatgtttgaTGTAAGATGTGTGTGATTTGTTGATTTTCATTACTTATGTATGTTTTTTCCACAATTTTGtcttttaaaatacatcaatctTGCCATAAAATTAGGCATAGATGCTggtatggcaaaaaaaaaaaaataataattctgcaATATGTCAGATGTTGTGTAAGTGAGTGAGATGTTACATTTTCCGCTCTGTAAGATTAGCGAGTAGTTCCTTAGAATGACAGCTGGTCATCTTTGAAATTATTCACTATAGCAATCCATTCATTAGAGTCattctttcatttattcatGAATTAGACCACACTAGTAATGCtggaagttttttgttgttgttgttttttgttgtgcaGCTAGTGAAGAACAATGTGTTGACTGTATTGTCTTTATTATTTCACAGGAAACATTCAGGACTGGTTgggtacattttttattttgagtttatatctatGGGTTTATTAAATCTACACAATTAAGCAGTACAGAAAATACTCTGATCTGAACACttatttatagtatttattattattattatatcaattattatatagattattatatttataatttttaaaattgagTTCTTCCTGTTTTTTAAGAAGTGGTCGAGAGTCGCTGTAAACAATAGAAACTGGGGGATGTGATTAAGATCAAAACTCGGAGGCAAACGAGTTCTCTGTATGTCCCTTCTCAGCAATCCCTGACAAAATATGGGGGATATTTTGGACTATTACCTGGATATTTATCCTAGATTATGTAAATATTGAGCAACTAGGAAAAAGTATTAGACTCTTGACAAGTAAATTGAAGTCTGTCCAGACTATTTTGTCTTGatctatattatttatttatttattattttttgccaCAAATCCATTTATCACCAAATTTAACACTGGAGTGTTGAATTAACGATATGGCAGTGACTGCTCAACATGCTTTGTACCAAGCCAAAAAATTGTCCTTCTATTCCTCCATTGTGCAGGTTCCTGAGGCTATCTCTAAATGTCAGCGAGCAGGCATCACAGTCCGTATGGTCACCGGAGACAACATCAACACAGCCCGTGCCATCGCCACCAAATGTGGAATCCTGCTGCCTGGAGAGGACTTCCTGTGCATGGAGGGCAAAGACTTCAACCAGCAGATTCGCAATGACAAAGGAGAGGTAAAATGCTACAGTGCTTTATCTATAGTTGTCTGTGACGACATATAAAGTGCTTATTTGAGTCTTGCCTTTATCTGTAGGTTGAACAAGAACGTCTTGACAAGGTCTGGCCCAAACTGCGTGTTCTTGCTCGTTCTTCCCCaacagacaaacacactctgGTTAAAGGTGAGATCTTTACAAATAATTGGGTGAGATTTAAGTCCACACTTTCACAGCTAACCCCACAGCTTGTATTACACACCaatgtattataatattaaataagttTTACAAAAAACCTCTGGAGGGGAGTTGGTGTTTTCTTCCATTATTGAGAGCCCTGTGTCACACATATTTTGGTTAACCCTAAGCAGTTCCTGTGGTGTTGTTTTTTAGGCATCATTGATAGCACAGTTGGAGAAACGAGACAGGTGGTGGCTGTGACTGGAGATGGCACTAACGATGGTCCTGCCCTTAAAAAAGCAGATGTTGGCTTTGCTATGgtaaattatgaagttttttttgtgtgtgtttgcaaaATCGCACATTAACACACAAAATATACAGGTTTCATATAACCATATCATGCATATACTCTCAATTTTCACTAGTCTTTTGTTTTGCTATTAAAATGACTGCCTTGCTGCTAATTTGTCTTTTTATTGTGAGAGTCCATTGCAGGGTGAGTGTCTGGCTCGTTCAATGAGGGTTTGGCAGCCAATGTTATACTGTAGCAAAGATTGCTTTAATAACCACAGAGGTTGCCCCCTAATCCCTACCCAGTATCTCTTGCTCTGCACCAAGCCAGAATGCCTCAGGGCATCGTCGCAGCATGCGGTACTGGCTGATAAGTGGCTGACCCCTGTTTGTTGCTCAGATGACCCCACAACTTTAGcaatgataaaattaatttgTGCTTCCAGAAATGTGCTTTATAtggaatgaatttaaaaaagacAATTCATATTTCTCACTCAAACACTTATATAGAGTCTAAAAAGTCTAAGAAGTGTCTGTTTCAAAAGCAGTAAGTGGTGTAAATGTGCAGACTGCCGATTGAAGGACATTAGGTTAGGATGATGGAAGGCATGGTAAATTGTTTCAGAAATAGACACCCTGCAGCTCAAAGATATGTTTTAATTTGGATTATCATTTTGCTGTGCTGTTTAAGCCTACATAAATACCACTTTGCCTTTTCACTGAAACTTcattcagttaaaaaaaatctttatttaaaatgcattataagcCAAGAAAAGGcctaattaatatttttttctatagtAGGTCTATTGTATTTTTCCCTTTCTTTCAGGTTTCCTGTTAGTAGGATCCATTTCATTCCTAAGAATGAGCCTGCGTCTCCAGTTATTCATAAAGTAGACTGCTCTGATATTTATGCAGACACTCTAAAAATCAACTACTTTCTTTATCTTACAGGGAATTGCAGGCACCGATGTTGCAAAGGAGGCCTCTGACATCATCCTTACTGATGACAACTTCACCAGTATTGTCAAAGCCGTGATGTGGGGGCGTAACGTCTATGACAGCATTTCTAAGTTTCTGCAGTTTCAACTGACTGTCAATGTGGTGGCTGTGATTGTTGCTTTCACTGGAGCCTGCATCACCCAGGTACATTTAACATCCTCTGATTTACCATTCCGGGGCACAACATTTACTTTTTATAAGCCATTATATCATTATTTAGTGTTTTTAGTTTGAGTGAaggaaatataatattaatttaaagggatatctgacacttttttattttgtagagcACATCAggtcatttataaaaaataaagcaagatgctacaggtaaaaaaaatacggaaaattcatataattatctgttaatttttttttaaataaatataattatttttattttttccttagTTAATGGCATTTTGGAAGACAATTCATAACAATAAGCCATAATAACATAACTCTACAAGCAAAGTCTATGTATTCTATATTTATTGAAACAAATATATGCTGTGGCCATTTAGTGCTGGTGCCAGACTTTGGCTACTCTGGGGCCAGCCAGCCTTATTGTGTTCCTGCCTAACTATATTACATATGACAATACTGTAGTAATGTCCTTTCTGTGGAGTCTCACTCCGGTTTGTTGTGTCTGCAGGACTCTCCACTTAAAGCTGTTCAGATGTTGTGGGTAAACCTGATTATGGACACACTGGCTTCTTTGGCTCTGGCAACGGAACCCCCAACAGAATCACTCCTACTGAGAAGACCTTACGGCCGTGACAAGCCACTCATTTCCAGGACTATGATGAAAAACATTTTGGGTCATGCCGTTTACCAACTTATCATCACATTTACTCTGCTCTTTGCTGGTAAGAGGCTTCTGTATTTATGATGAGGTGTAAGCAAATTTGATTAATAaagttatattaataacaataataataagaatagttattattatttactttttatggcattttaaacaatagaaaAACTCTGGGACTGTGGCTATTTGCATTTTGTGTATGGGATAGATGTGATGTATGGTTGCTTAGCAACTAGCATTTATATTTGCAATATTCAAAGCATCAGAATTTGCCTCAAGCACCCATAAGTTTTACCATGAAATGTTTTAcagcatttgtcattttaggatAAAACCTTCAAAAACGTCTTGTGAAAAATGGATCTGGGGATTTAAATGTCATCTCTGGACAtggcttttttttaaaatgttaatttgcaaaatttaaatatatttactgagtTCTTGTAGATttagaaattaaaatttaaGACCATTATTGCAACTCTGTAGACTCCAATGTTAATGAAAGCTACAGGCACTCGCTGTCTTCTTTTATTATTCTCATTCTTTTACTctcacttgtttttttttttttacacaaataaataaaataaagatacattcaaaaatgtataaagatgTATTTGTCaaccatatatatttttttccatgttAGGTTTTCATGTTTAAGGTATTAAGTTAAAGGCCTCCATCCCAATTCAAAATTTCATAGTGAATACCTGCCAGTAATAGACCACCTATCTGTAAATCCTGGTATTACACTGGTCTTGTTCCCTACCGTGCAATAGATCACATCAAATACTACCTAAAGCATGTCATAGTGCTTCAGGAGAGTTCGCTGTAAATGTTTCCATGTTGTGCTTCTGCAGACTGATTAGACAAGTTTATCATGAGTTACAGTGCCCATGGGTTAAGGGACAGTTGTGCAGAATACATACTCTGTCTCAGTGGACATTACACTcgactgtattttttaaattaacagtaacatatatttattgaaaattCCGATCAGTGCTCCTCTTGAAATAACACTATGCATTTTGAATTTTCACATCACTTAtttacagaaaacatttttCTGCCCCTAAAAGGTGAGAAGTTCTTTAGCATTGATAGTGGCCGGAACACCCCTCTCCACTCACCACCGTCTGAACATTACACCATCATCTTCAATGTCTTTGTCATGATGCAACTCTTCAATGAGATCAATGCCCGCAAGATCCATGGAGAGAGGAACGTGTTTGAGGGAATCTACCGGAACCCCATTTTCTGCTGCGTCGTACTGGGAACCTTTGCTctgcaggtaaaaaaaaaatatatatatatatataatatatgtgtgtgtgtgtgtgtgtgtgtgtgtgtgtgtgtgtgtgtgtgtgtgtgtgtgtgtgtgtgtgtgtgtgtgtgtgtgtgtgtgtgtgtgtgtgtgtgtgtgtgtgtgtgtgtgtgtgtgtgtgtgtgtgtaaaaaatacattaaaatccTCAAAGATCCTTTTCACAATGTTTTCATGGAATATATGGCTATATCATTTTTATCAAATGACTTAATGGGATACTCTAAAATCTGATTGGATTAGCCACATTCAGATAGTTGTAAAAAGAAAAAGCTGAGATGCACAATCATGTCATTGCAAATccatttaattgtttattaatgtgCTAAGTTGCTACTTTTTGCTACTCATTCAACAAATAGGGTACGAAATAGTGAtgaaactttaaaaatgtgGGGTAAAAGGGATGCAACAGGATAATCGGTCTTACTATTTGGATTCAAATTTgaccaatttatttttttatgtaactcaatatacaaataaaaaaaactttaatttatttttgactggtcttaaaggaataaaaataataataataataatataataataaaaaaaataatagatgACTAATTTTTAAGACTAGTCTTTTATGTATCCAACCACTGATGTGTTTAAAGCTAGCTACTTTTCACACAATGCCAGTTTTATGTTAGCTAATAGTTTAGTTATCATTAGGGATACTCTTAATTAACTGGTTAACCGTTAACCAACCGTATGAATAGTAAAGTAATTTTTTCCAagtcatttttcaaaatattataaaacactTGCTGCATTAAAAATTCActacacaaaacataataaaattatgaaaaaaaaaaaacataattttctttttattattacattaaaaaaaataccagTAAGTAAAGTAAACTGTTTACAAACAttacaaacactataaacagcTATAGGCTGTTTTAGCTCCTCTCACTCTACAACAAATCCTTTCAATTTAACATTATTCAGAACAGAACAAGTGTGAAAAATAAAAGTAGCTATATAGGCTAAATGTCGAGCCAAAATGTATTCATCTAAAGCAAACAGAGCCTACCTCCCGATCACAATTTTTTCCTTATAACAatggaaacaacttaaaaactGTCAATTATGGCCATACAGATAAGTGTAAGACATCATTTGAAACTTTTAATTTCTACTTTTTAAAGTCTACTTTTATGTGTACactcaataaaaacaaaacattatttcttttgtaaaaCATAGAAAACCATCAGGATGCCGCTTATAGTGGTGTCGCTTATAtagttttattctgtttttctcCGTTCACAAAAAGCGCTGCAGATGTGTGATGTGACAatgtgtgaattctcatgttctgttgtttttgCTGCTATTTGCACATATAAAACTAAACCCctggaaaaaatgttttatatatatatggctgTAACTTCAGTACAGCTGGATTAATGGAATACACCTTGTTACAGATCATCATTGTGCAGTTTGGAGGGAAGCCATTCTCTTGCACGGCCCTCACCATCGATCAGTGGCTCTGGTGTGTGTTCATAGGGGTTGGTGAGCTGCTCTGGGGCCAGGTAAGGAAAATTCTTACAGTATGTCATTGTTCATCACTAATAGCTCTCTCTAGCCTAAACAAAATCAGTGAAGACTAAAAATCAAAGTAAAAACTAGCATTCTAGCTAGTTAGATGAGAGCATTTACAGATGACAAAGTGAGAAAGAGAAAGATCCACAAGCTTCTCAGTGGTGAAATAATGAAAGCATCACGGCAGAATGCACACGCGTGGGTGATGTGGAACATCTTTAGTTCTCTCTTCAATCCCACCGGAAGGGCAGGGGAGGGGGAGGTGAAGCTGTGTGtgatttcaaacctgtgggaggGAACGAGGGAGGCTGGCAGACGGCAACTTGCCGCACAATTCCAGAGAGCGGTTGCTGCCATCTCAAAGTTCAGCTCAGAAAGACGAGGACAGAGAGTTGTGAGCTTCATCAACCCCGCAGCACAAGAAAGGTCCTCTGCCTCCATATATCCATGCTTACAGTACATTTAAAATTCTGTATGCAGGACTGACGTATCATGTTAGGTCATCAAAAGGCCAAGGAAGTTATCAACTGCAGATAAAGCCTTTAGAGCTGCAAGCAGTCTGCTCCTTCTGGCAGTTGCATCACACATAAGCCACTTCCTACTGGGTTTCTCAGCTGGTGTTTGTGCATGCGAGCATTTGTTTTTGCGCATACACACGTGCGGCCTCACGAACCAGATGCTGGGAACTAAAGCATGGAGAAGCAGCAGTGTGTATTCTCTCTTATTTGCATCAAGTTGTCTCGTGATGTATTGGTGAATAGTTTAATCACAAAATTTGGAAACATTTTGTCAGTTCATGTACTGTAGTTTGTACAGAAAATGTTCAGTTACTAAAAGGCCTTTTTGCTTTTTAACATACAAAGAACTCTGCAGTCAAATGCCATAATGATTcataaaaactgcatttatgCACCACGTTTTCAGCATCCCATTCTCAGAAAGCCATCCATAATCCCAAACGCTGTGCTAATGACTATTTGATGAGCTGCAGTTGCCATCACTTGAccctatgttttttttttttctttctctcatcCTCCTACAGTTCATCACTGCCATCCCTACCCACCGCCTCAAGTTCCTGAAGGAGGCCGGTCATGGCATCCCCAAAGAGGACATCCCTGATGAGGTGCTAACTGAAGGTGCAGATGAAATCGACCTCGCTGAGATGGAGCTGCGCAGGGGACAGATCCTGTGGTTCAGAGGACTCAACCGCATCCAGACTCAGGTAAGCTGCTCTTTGGTGGTACTTTCCTGTTTCTTCCAGCAATTGTCCCAGGAGAGCAAATTATTTAACCTAATAAAAAATATGGATCAGTGTTTGATCTATTTTTCCCAATTTCATAATGGGAACTTTCtgatctgaaaaaaatatatatatttttatcgtattttattttcattttatttgtttttaatttgtttggaacaaaaaaattaaatattattttcagcTCCAAACAGCATGTACATTGCTCAGAATGAAATTATAAGTGAACATTCTGGATAGCCAGTGGCTGTTTTTGTGTAGACATCACCCTAGTGGCCTTCAAGCATCTCCATGGGTTCATTTGTGGAAAAGCAAGTCTCTTAAGAGAGAGCAGGGACTTCGGTGGCCTAGGTTGGAAAGCAGCATGTGCCCTGGAGATGACACTCTTAAAATGCCAGTGGGGCAGCCAATATCTCTCTGACTATATGCACAACCTGCCTGGAGATATCAGGGGACTGTGCTTAGAGGGACTTGAATACAAATCCTTTTCACTCTGTCTCTGGAAGTACAACATTCGCTCGCTTTCATCTAAAGATGTGCAAGTAAACGACTGGgaacagacttttttttttttagcactgTTGATGGAGGCCGTGTGGGAGGACCTCCTTTCACTTACCATTGCCTTCATACATTACACAGTGTTGCTGCTTACGAACAATGAGTGGATTCAGTGAGAGGGTTCACAGATGTATTTATCTGGATCCTCCAGGAGTGTCTGTGTGTTGGTGGGCGATCATTCTGAGAGGGCGTTCTATTAAGAATATTCTATATGAAACACTATGGTAAACCACCCACCGAAGATTAATGTATTCCATGGGCACCAATTTATCCCTCTATATTCGTTTCCCTTTACTCccaaaaacatatttgttttagttttgtttttgtttcatatCGTTAAAAGATGTGTAATCTACCTTTTAGCAATGTGCCAGGACATGGAGAATTCATGTTGCGATATGGGACCATCTCAAACccttttctcttctttttttattcctTCTCTATTCTTTGTTACAGCTCTCATTATGTCGCTTGGGTTTTAGGAATCAATATATTGATAGAAGATCAATATATCAATGTGTTTATTCAAATAAGATTTGAAGTGATTGTGACGTAAAATTAACAGCATACAAAGTGCATTTTGTTATCCCTATATCTAATTATATCTCTAATTCAGTTCTTTCAAAAATAGTTTTGAAGGTATATAAATaggttaataaataaattatgctagaaacaagaaaaaaacatttgccaATGGcataaactattttaaataaagaacaAATATTATGCATTCTATGAAAAAAATAAGACCAAGAGACTGTGGTGGGTGGACACCGGTTCCTCTAGGGgggaaaattttgtacattttaaatttaaatgcataaatctggtgCATTCTGAGATCAAAATTTGACCAAAACAAGTTTGTTAAAGTAAAATCAATTATctgtttttagatattttttactAGACAAGACAAATactaattaacattttttttaattttttttattatatttaatttgtcattAATATAACCTTCTATATTGTTCCCATATTAGCCTGAATGTTTCAACGGTCTTAAATAGTGTACTTTTGTTTTCattgtatgtttatatatgtgaTATGTGTCTaatcttcttttgtcttctgAGTAAGTCAGTTGGACAGTAATGTGTGAAGGCAAGGAATAGTTTTAATGCGTGTGTTCCCTGGATATGTCAAGACCCCCTGTGGTTCCTGATCACCATCTCTGCTAATTCTACCAGACTTCCCTCCATGCCCAGATGAAAAAGAGGCCAAACAGTCTTCTCATCCTCCTCCTTTCCTCTTCCCACCCCTTCGCTCTTATTCCTGATTAGGAGCCGGTGAACTGACCGCAAAAAACACTATTCTACTAATTAGCTCCTTATCTCTCCCCCTCCATTCCCACCATCCCAATTTTAAAATCCTCATGGATTTCTATTTTATATCTGTCATGCATGGTTAGTGGTATACAAAGAAAGAAATAATTGGCACAAGTACGATTCAGACTCATCAGTACTTCATAGAACTAGTTTCCTTTGTGCTCCCTTTCTTTTTTACGGACACCTTCAAGCCTTTCCTTTCTCCTGAAAAAAGTAGCTCCTCACATAAAACTTTCCTTTTTATCTTCCTGTGCCAGCCTCTCTCCTGCCAGACTGACTTAGTACTAACTGAACTTTTTATGTGTGGGGTGAGGGatgttctctttttctctttcaaaTAACAAATGGATCTGCTCTAACCACTCCTTTTGGCCTTTGGTCTTTGTTTTTCTCCATTTCCCTTTCTtccctt comes from Chanodichthys erythropterus isolate Z2021 chromosome 6, ASM2448905v1, whole genome shotgun sequence and encodes:
- the atp2b4 gene encoding plasma membrane calcium-transporting ATPase 4 isoform X2, giving the protein MANNTADHPPGNSVTEVDHDGDFGCTTMQLRELMELRSGEAVNKIAECYGDVQGICRRLKTSPIEGLSGNPADLEKRHTSFGKNFIPPKKPKTFLQLVWEALQDVTLIILEVAAIISLGLSFYHPQGEGNDNCGQAAGGVEDEGEAQAGWIEGAAILFSVIIVVLVTAFNDWSKEKQFRGLQSRIEQEQKFTVIRKGQVIQIPVAEIVVGDIAQIKYGDLLPADGILIQGNDLKIDESSLTGESDHVRKSLEKDPMLLSGTHVMEGSGRMLVTAVGLNSQTGIIFTLLGAGSEDEEKKVKKAKTQDGIALEIQPLKSEEGAESEEKEEKEEKEKKKVNVTKKEKSVLQSKLTRLAVQIGKAGLIMSAVTVIILILYFVIDTFGVQGREWTAECTPIYIQYFVKFFIIGVTVLVVAVPEGLPLAVTISLAYSVKKMMKDNNLVRHLDACETMGNATAICSDKTGTLTMNRMTVVQAFIGDTHYKSVPEPEAINPQILELLVNSISINSAYTTKILPPEKEGGLPRHVGNKTECALLGLVMDLKRDYQPIRDEVPEEKLYKVYTFNSSRKSMSTVLKNTSGPGFRMYSKGASEIVLRKCSHILDASGQQRIFKAKDRDEMVQKVIEPMACDGLRTICVAMRDFTTEPDWENEAEILNDLTCICVVGIEDPVRPEVPEAISKCQRAGITVRMVTGDNINTARAIATKCGILLPGEDFLCMEGKDFNQQIRNDKGEVEQERLDKVWPKLRVLARSSPTDKHTLVKGIIDSTVGETRQVVAVTGDGTNDGPALKKADVGFAMGIAGTDVAKEASDIILTDDNFTSIVKAVMWGRNVYDSISKFLQFQLTVNVVAVIVAFTGACITQDSPLKAVQMLWVNLIMDTLASLALATEPPTESLLLRRPYGRDKPLISRTMMKNILGHAVYQLIITFTLLFAGEKFFSIDSGRNTPLHSPPSEHYTIIFNVFVMMQLFNEINARKIHGERNVFEGIYRNPIFCCVVLGTFALQIIIVQFGGKPFSCTALTIDQWLWCVFIGVGELLWGQFITAIPTHRLKFLKEAGHGIPKEDIPDEVLTEGADEIDLAEMELRRGQILWFRGLNRIQTQMDVVYTFQTGQTAVPGALRRQPSVVSQHNDAKTVSSPTHIKVVNAFRSSLYEGLEKPESRSSIHNFMSHPEFVPLSEEEPRVPTIDEGCVEIEQLPSSSRNGGGGEPPDRSLHSQEFCV
- the atp2b4 gene encoding plasma membrane calcium-transporting ATPase 4 isoform X1, coding for MANNTADHPPGNSVTEVDHDGDFGCTTMQLRELMELRSGEAVNKIAECYGDVQGICRRLKTSPIEGLSGNPADLEKRHTSFGKNFIPPKKPKTFLQLVWEALQDVTLIILEVAAIISLGLSFYHPQGEGNDNCGQAAGGVEDEGEAQAGWIEGAAILFSVIIVVLVTAFNDWSKEKQFRGLQSRIEQEQKFTVIRKGQVIQIPVAEIVVGDIAQIKYGDLLPADGILIQGNDLKIDESSLTGESDHVRKSLEKDPMLLSGTHVMEGSGRMLVTAVGLNSQTGIIFTLLGAGSEDEEKKVKKGKKQGPPENRNKAKTQDGIALEIQPLKSEEGAESEEKEEKEEKEKKKVNVTKKEKSVLQSKLTRLAVQIGKAGLIMSAVTVIILILYFVIDTFGVQGREWTAECTPIYIQYFVKFFIIGVTVLVVAVPEGLPLAVTISLAYSVKKMMKDNNLVRHLDACETMGNATAICSDKTGTLTMNRMTVVQAFIGDTHYKSVPEPEAINPQILELLVNSISINSAYTTKILPPEKEGGLPRHVGNKTECALLGLVMDLKRDYQPIRDEVPEEKLYKVYTFNSSRKSMSTVLKNTSGPGFRMYSKGASEIVLRKCSHILDASGQQRIFKAKDRDEMVQKVIEPMACDGLRTICVAMRDFTTEPDWENEAEILNDLTCICVVGIEDPVRPEVPEAISKCQRAGITVRMVTGDNINTARAIATKCGILLPGEDFLCMEGKDFNQQIRNDKGEVEQERLDKVWPKLRVLARSSPTDKHTLVKGIIDSTVGETRQVVAVTGDGTNDGPALKKADVGFAMGIAGTDVAKEASDIILTDDNFTSIVKAVMWGRNVYDSISKFLQFQLTVNVVAVIVAFTGACITQDSPLKAVQMLWVNLIMDTLASLALATEPPTESLLLRRPYGRDKPLISRTMMKNILGHAVYQLIITFTLLFAGEKFFSIDSGRNTPLHSPPSEHYTIIFNVFVMMQLFNEINARKIHGERNVFEGIYRNPIFCCVVLGTFALQIIIVQFGGKPFSCTALTIDQWLWCVFIGVGELLWGQFITAIPTHRLKFLKEAGHGIPKEDIPDEVLTEGADEIDLAEMELRRGQILWFRGLNRIQTQMDVVYTFQTGQTAVPGALRRQPSVVSQHNDAKTVSSPTHIKVVNAFRSSLYEGLEKPESRSSIHNFMSHPEFVPLSEEEPRVPTIDEGCVEIEQLPSSSRNGGGGEPPDRSLHSQEFCV